A DNA window from Desulfovibrio desulfuricans DSM 642 contains the following coding sequences:
- the ahbC gene encoding 12,18-didecarboxysiroheme deacetylase has protein sequence MIGISKLYCGQVEPSDALRYGRESGKLPSHLLQFSKDKKPVVVWNMTQRCNLKCVHCYAHAIEVDGSDDINTAQAKTMIDDLAAYGAPVMLFSGGEPLVRKDLVELASHATSKGMRAVISTNGTLITKEKARELKEVGLSYVGISLDGMEAVHDKFRGVPGAYKKALEGIANCQAEGLKVGLRFTINKRNVSEIPGIFRLLKDLEVPRACFYHLVYSGRGSELIKEDLDHAETRQVLDLIMDETRALFDAGKPKEILTVDNHADGPYVWMRMKREDPKRAEEVFELLQYNEGNSSGRGIGCISWDGKVHADQFWRDHTFGNVLERPFSQIWDDPQIELLHKLKDKKTHVKGRCAKCQFLNICGGNFRARAEAYYGDEWAQDPACYLTDEEIGIK, from the coding sequence ATGATAGGCATTTCCAAACTGTATTGCGGACAGGTCGAACCTTCCGACGCACTGCGTTACGGACGTGAATCGGGCAAGCTGCCCTCGCACCTGTTGCAGTTCTCCAAAGATAAGAAGCCCGTTGTGGTCTGGAACATGACCCAGCGTTGCAACCTCAAGTGCGTGCACTGCTACGCCCACGCCATTGAGGTTGACGGTTCGGACGATATCAATACCGCTCAGGCAAAAACCATGATCGATGATCTGGCGGCCTACGGCGCGCCGGTCATGCTGTTCTCCGGCGGCGAACCACTGGTGCGCAAGGATCTGGTGGAGCTTGCCAGCCACGCCACCTCCAAGGGCATGCGCGCGGTTATTTCCACCAACGGCACGCTCATTACCAAGGAAAAGGCCCGCGAACTCAAGGAAGTGGGGCTTTCCTACGTTGGCATTTCGCTGGACGGCATGGAAGCAGTGCACGACAAGTTTCGCGGCGTGCCCGGTGCTTACAAAAAAGCGCTTGAAGGCATTGCCAACTGTCAGGCCGAAGGCCTCAAGGTGGGCCTGCGCTTTACCATCAACAAGCGCAACGTGTCTGAAATTCCCGGCATCTTCCGCCTGCTCAAGGACCTGGAAGTGCCCCGCGCCTGCTTCTACCACCTGGTGTACTCTGGCCGTGGTTCCGAGCTTATCAAGGAAGACCTGGATCACGCCGAAACCCGTCAGGTGCTCGATCTTATCATGGATGAAACCCGCGCCCTTTTTGACGCTGGCAAGCCCAAAGAAATCCTTACTGTCGACAACCACGCCGACGGCCCCTACGTATGGATGCGCATGAAGCGCGAAGATCCCAAACGGGCCGAAGAAGTGTTTGAGCTTTTGCAGTACAACGAGGGCAACAGCTCTGGTCGCGGCATCGGCTGTATTTCGTGGGACGGCAAGGTTCACGCCGACCAGTTCTGGCGCGACCACACCTTTGGCAACGTGCTGGAACGCCCCTTCTCGCAAATTTGGGACGACCCGCAGATCGAACTGCTGCACAAGCTCAAGGACAAGAAGACCCACGTCAAGGGCCGTTGCGCCAAGTGCCAGTTCCTGAACATCTGCGGTGGCAACTTCCGCGCCCGCGCCGAAGCCTATTACGGCGACGAATGGGCTCAGGACCCTGCCTGCTATCTGACTGATGAGGAAATCGGCATCAAGTAG